The nucleotide sequence CACTATTAAATGAATGAACAGAAGGACATCTACACAGCATTAGATGATACCGCCAACTGTTGTCATTGATCGAAATGAGAAAAGTCTAATAGGATTATTCCAGCTTGGTGGACACCAAACACTTTGTTTGATCTCCAGTTATTATACAGTGATAAATAAACTGTAATTGACCCCCTAGAAGTGTAATTAAATATTTATGTAAAGAGCTAATCGTTGTTTGTACACACGCTTGTCAGTTCGCAGCCTAAAGCCGCTTATAACCAGACATATCGTGAGCATCCTAAATTGGCTTTCAAAGGCTTTGTTGAGCAGACAAACAGAATATTAGGTCTGGGGGCTTTAATATTCTCTCACATTATCCGAGGGAGTATTTTAAACGCATCATCGTAGCCTACACCTGCTCACCATAACGTCGGTGCCATTGCTTCTTCATATAATAGCCTACTCTACAATGCCCAGGGACAGGACAAGCATAAATGACTGTAAGGTTATTATAATACTCCTATTCAAATATAATAAAGACTGAACCGTGGAGGTTCTATGTGAATAATAGTAGTGGTCTGGTCTATGATGAGAAATACTGTTTACTACTCAGAATGATAGCACTGCTGTTCCAAGTCAATGTTCTCTACAATCAAAGTCATTGTGGAGGCCAGAGATGAGGACCTATGAGAATACAGTTCTCCGTTTGGCCATTAAAGAGGGCTTGATGGTACTAAAGATAACCGATGGTATTGGAAGCAGGAGAATAATATTACTGTAGCAGATGGTCATCACGAGAAGAAGAATATGAACAGTTGGATACAATTTGCCTCTTAAGGCTCCTTGTGAGGTCCTCTATCTTGACACAAGCTCAACACCGAAAGACAAGCCCTGGATACTCTTTCAGTAACTAGAATATGTATAGCCAATCATATAGCCTATCACTAGGGCACATGTACGTTTTTCAATACAAAGGCATGGTTGATAAAGGTTGAGTCCATAGGAGGCAAAGACAATACGCTCTCATACCCAATCTTCAATCTGCATGTAGATGATGGTGATTTATGGTTGCTTTCAGTTTGTCAGAGCATCTAAACCTACGCATCTCGTTGACAGGTATAGGCTACAGTACCGTATAGTACAGTACCGTATAGTACAGTACCGTATAGTACAGTACCGTATAGTACAGTACCGTATAGTACTGCAGAGATCCTACTGTTCGTCGGGGGTTGTCTGAACTAGCTTGACTGTGCACTTGAGTGAGAAACTGATATTTGAATAAGGCATGTTAATAAAACAGAGAGACGCTGCTTCCCGGCAAGTTAATCTCAGCGAAAATAGCACTGGCGTCTACACACACGGGGAAagtatggagaaagagaggaggaatggaaataGACTTCTCTGCTGGAAAGTTTGCCCAGATTCGATCAACTTGATTACATTTCTCCATCTCTCAATTCAAGTAGTCTGTCTCTGGATGTGTCTCTCTGTGACTGTGCTTACTCCAATGTTATACTGTTACGGTGGCATTTAGAGGATGAGTGCAGAACTGAACTGTACAGTACCTCGGGTTCTTTTCAGAGGCCTCCGTTGTTGTTATGCCTCCCGTTTATTATGCAGTGGATATTAGAATGTTGGCACTTCAGGGAGAAATGCAGCTTGAGCAAAGTGTTGTAGAGATTGATACATTCATCTACCATAATTAAGGTTACAAAGCATTGCCACATTCTACATCCATCAGAAATCATATAATGGGAGTTCTTCAGTGGTGGTGACAGACCATAACCAATACTTATGCCTTTGATTACATATTCTAATAATAACACTCCATATAACTGCCTGTCGCTGACAGTCGATGAGGGTTGGATAAATCGTTCAAtcgtctacccccccccccccccccccccccctcatggaGAGCGGAACTTGGCACGAAAGCGCACTCAAGCGGGCACATGTGCGCATGCAAGGCAGTCTTACGTACAGATTTACACCTCATTCGAGATGTCCAAGGGGACCCGCTTGAGAGGTTCGAGCCACGTAGAAGTTGTGTTCAGTTTATTACTTTGACTCGCAAGTATGATGCTGAATAGGGCATCTGGTTAGGATTGTGATAGTTTCTCTCCGCTGATACGCACCGACATATCAGCTTTTGGCCGTGCTGCTATTATCGAATTTAAAAGAAGATTATACATTTCTCATTTGATTTTTACTTTGGTTTGTTTTCCCAGGTTTTAGCCGTGAGTGTGTTTCTGTGGAACAGCGTGCGCCCATAGCTGCCAAGCGCTGTCAGACTGACATCCACGGAGACATGAACAGCTCCTTCTTCAACCAAGCCCAGGGCGCACTATTCAACAGGAGCCAAGTCCTCGCTGGTACTCTGGTGAACTGCTGCAACGCGACCGACGTGGCAACCAGTGACGGCGGCTCGCTGGCGCTACCTCCGGACGAGCGGAAACTCTTCATCAGTCGAGTCGTACAGATCGCCGTCCTGTGCGTACTGTCGCTCACCGTCATGTTTGGTATCTTTTTCCTCGGCTGCAACCTCATGATCAAATCGGAGAGTATGATTAACTTTATGGTGAAGGACCGGAGACCTTCCAAAGACGTAGAGGCGCCGGGGATGATAGGACTCAGCTAGTCTCTGGCGCCGGGATGGAGA is from Salvelinus namaycush isolate Seneca chromosome 41, SaNama_1.0, whole genome shotgun sequence and encodes:
- the LOC120034337 gene encoding reprimo-like protein, coding for MNSSFFNQAQGALFNRSQVLAGTLVNCCNATDVATSDGGSLALPPDERKLFISRVVQIAVLCVLSLTVMFGIFFLGCNLMIKSESMINFMVKDRRPSKDVEAPGMIGLS